From Algoriphagus sp. NG3, the proteins below share one genomic window:
- the rplC gene encoding 50S ribosomal protein L3: protein MSGIIGRKVGMTSIFSADGRNVACTLIEAGPCVVTQVKNVETDGYNAVQLAYGERKEKNTPKPLIGHFKKAGTTPKHKVVEFRDFRVEFDGQVDLGATVKAGEVFIEGDFVDAIGTSKGKGFQGVVKRHGFAGVGGQTHGQHNRGRHPGSIGACSWPSRVFKGMRMAGRTGGDRVKVVNLKVLKIYADKNLLLVSGSVPGPKNSFVILEK, encoded by the coding sequence ATGTCTGGTATAATAGGTAGAAAAGTAGGAATGACTAGCATTTTCAGTGCCGATGGACGTAATGTCGCATGCACGCTAATAGAAGCTGGTCCTTGTGTAGTGACGCAAGTAAAAAACGTTGAGACAGACGGGTACAACGCAGTGCAGTTGGCTTATGGTGAGCGTAAAGAGAAAAATACGCCAAAACCATTGATCGGTCATTTTAAAAAGGCCGGTACCACACCGAAGCACAAAGTTGTTGAGTTCAGAGATTTCCGGGTCGAGTTTGATGGCCAGGTAGATCTAGGAGCTACTGTGAAGGCTGGTGAAGTGTTTATTGAAGGTGACTTCGTAGATGCTATCGGGACTTCAAAAGGTAAAGGATTCCAGGGTGTAGTAAAACGTCATGGTTTTGCAGGTGTGGGTGGACAAACCCACGGCCAGCACAACAGAGGCAGACACCCAGGTTCAATTGGTGCATGTTCTTGGCCATCCAGAGTATTCAAAGGAATGAGAATGGCTGGTAGAACGGGCGGAGACAGAGTAAAGGTAGTCAACCTTAAAGTGTTGAAGATCTATGCTGACAAAAACCTACTATTGGTTTCTGGGTCTGTACCTGGTCCTAAAAATTCTTTCGTTATTCTAGAGAAGTAA
- the fusA gene encoding elongation factor G, protein MAKRDLTLTRNIGIAAHIDAGKTTTTERILFYSGVSHKIGEVHDGAATMDWMAQEQERGITITSAATTVFWNYREKKYQINIIDTPGHVDFTVEVNRSLRVLDGLVFLFSAVDGVEPQSETNWRLADNYKVARIGFVNKMDRAGANFLEVCKQVKEMLGSHAVPLQLPIGAEDRFRGVVDLINNRAIVWNEEDFGMTFEEVPIPEDMLDEVAEYREYLLEAVADYDESLMEKFFEDSDSITEQEILSALRKAVIDMKIVPMVCGSSFKNKGVQTMLDLVMELLPSPMDKDDIIAHDLEDEDKDVRISPDETEPFAGLAFKIATDPFVGRLCFVRAYSGILNSGSYVFNSRSGNKERISRVFQMHANKQNQIDSLRAGDIGAVVGFKDIKTGDTLCDEKRKVILESMVFPEPVIGYAIEPKTQADVDKLGMAIAKLVEEDPTLQVNTDHETGQTILRGMGELHLDIIIDRLKREFKVEINQGAPQVAYKEALFGSVEHKEVYKKQTGGKGKFADISFELSPRDPDPETGEIKPGLDFVNAIVGGVIPKEFIPSIQKGFAESMKNGPLAGYPIESMKVRLFHGSFHDVDSDALSFELAARLGFKEAAKKCKPQLLEPIMAVDVVSPDEYTGPITGDLNRRRGLMKGMDTKGTSSVIKASVPLSELFGYITDLRTITSGRATASLTFSHYESVPNNIAEGVIATVKGQKD, encoded by the coding sequence ATGGCTAAAAGAGATTTAACACTTACCAGAAATATTGGTATTGCCGCGCATATTGATGCAGGTAAAACGACTACGACAGAACGGATTCTTTTTTATTCGGGCGTATCTCACAAAATAGGTGAGGTTCACGACGGTGCGGCCACCATGGACTGGATGGCTCAGGAGCAGGAAAGAGGTATTACCATTACTTCCGCTGCGACTACCGTTTTTTGGAATTACAGAGAGAAAAAATACCAGATCAACATCATCGATACTCCCGGTCACGTTGATTTTACTGTTGAAGTAAACAGATCACTTCGTGTTCTCGATGGATTGGTATTCCTTTTCAGTGCTGTAGATGGCGTTGAGCCACAGTCCGAGACCAACTGGAGACTTGCGGATAACTATAAAGTGGCCCGTATTGGATTCGTAAACAAAATGGACCGTGCCGGTGCAAACTTCCTTGAGGTTTGTAAGCAGGTGAAGGAAATGCTGGGCAGCCACGCTGTACCTTTGCAGCTTCCTATCGGTGCAGAAGATAGATTCCGCGGTGTAGTTGATTTGATCAACAACAGAGCAATCGTATGGAATGAAGAAGATTTCGGAATGACTTTCGAAGAAGTTCCGATTCCTGAGGATATGCTTGATGAAGTTGCGGAATACAGAGAGTATTTACTGGAAGCTGTTGCGGATTATGATGAGTCATTGATGGAGAAATTCTTCGAGGATTCTGATTCCATCACTGAGCAGGAAATCCTTTCAGCTTTGAGAAAAGCTGTTATTGACATGAAGATTGTACCTATGGTGTGTGGATCTTCATTCAAGAACAAAGGAGTTCAGACTATGCTTGATCTAGTAATGGAATTGCTTCCTTCTCCAATGGACAAGGACGATATCATTGCTCACGATCTTGAAGATGAGGACAAAGATGTTAGGATTTCTCCTGACGAAACAGAGCCTTTTGCTGGACTTGCTTTCAAAATCGCTACCGATCCATTTGTAGGTCGCCTTTGTTTCGTAAGAGCTTATTCTGGAATTTTGAATTCTGGTTCTTATGTATTCAATAGCCGTTCTGGAAATAAAGAGCGTATCTCACGTGTATTCCAGATGCATGCCAACAAGCAAAACCAAATCGATTCCCTAAGAGCTGGTGATATTGGAGCTGTGGTTGGATTTAAAGATATCAAGACAGGAGATACCCTTTGCGACGAAAAGCGTAAAGTTATCCTTGAATCCATGGTGTTCCCAGAACCGGTGATCGGATACGCTATCGAGCCTAAGACTCAGGCGGATGTGGATAAGCTGGGTATGGCTATCGCCAAACTGGTAGAGGAAGATCCTACACTTCAGGTAAACACAGATCACGAAACTGGTCAGACTATCTTGAGAGGTATGGGTGAGCTTCACCTGGATATTATTATTGACCGTCTGAAGAGAGAGTTCAAGGTTGAGATCAACCAAGGAGCTCCTCAGGTTGCTTACAAGGAAGCGTTATTTGGTTCTGTAGAACACAAAGAGGTTTACAAGAAGCAAACAGGTGGTAAAGGTAAATTTGCGGATATTTCATTCGAATTGAGCCCAAGGGATCCAGATCCTGAAACAGGTGAGATCAAACCGGGACTTGACTTTGTAAACGCTATCGTAGGTGGTGTGATTCCTAAGGAATTCATCCCTTCAATACAGAAAGGTTTTGCTGAGTCTATGAAAAACGGTCCATTGGCTGGATATCCTATCGAATCAATGAAAGTACGTTTGTTCCACGGATCATTCCACGACGTCGATTCAGATGCGCTTTCATTCGAATTGGCAGCTAGACTTGGTTTCAAAGAAGCCGCTAAAAAATGTAAGCCTCAGTTACTGGAGCCTATCATGGCAGTAGATGTAGTTTCTCCTGATGAGTACACTGGACCAATCACCGGTGACTTAAACAGAAGAAGAGGTTTGATGAAGGGGATGGATACCAAAGGTACTTCTTCCGTAATCAAAGCTTCTGTGCCATTGTCTGAGTTGTTTGGTTACATTACTGACCTTAGAACGATCACCTCTGGTAGAGCGACAGCTTCATTGACATTCTCTCACTATGAGTCAGTGCCTAACAACATTGCCGAAGGTGTAATTGCTACAGTAAAAGGTCAGAAGGACTAA
- the rpsL gene encoding 30S ribosomal protein S12, whose protein sequence is MPTIQQLVRKGRTTLETKSKSRALDACPQRRGVCTRVYTTTPKKPNSAMRKVARVRLTNGKEVNAYIPGEGHNLQEHSIVLIRGGRVKDLPGVRYHIIRGALDTAGVKDRKQGRSKYGAKRPKAGKGAPAKK, encoded by the coding sequence ATGCCTACTATTCAACAGTTAGTACGAAAAGGTAGAACTACACTGGAGACCAAATCAAAATCAAGAGCTTTGGACGCATGTCCACAGCGAAGAGGAGTTTGTACCAGAGTATACACTACAACCCCTAAGAAGCCAAACTCTGCAATGAGAAAAGTGGCCAGGGTGAGATTGACAAACGGAAAAGAAGTGAATGCTTATATTCCTGGAGAAGGTCACAATCTACAAGAGCACTCGATCGTCTTGATCAGAGGTGGTCGTGTGAAAGATCTACCGGGTGTGAGATATCACATCATCCGAGGTGCACTAGATACCGCAGGAGTAAAAGACCGTAAGCAAGGTCGCTCTAAGTATGGTGCTAAAAGACCGAAGGCTGGAAAAGGCGCTCCGGCAAAGAAATAA
- a CDS encoding matrixin family metalloprotease: MNTISKSIVVFLFSIMCNLSIAQVNYDNWPSVETNDRNKLKNTDEFQPFFNLIGREWDHRIITYSFQNNTLDLTVINQRQAIRNALDLWAAVTDLAFLEVCNGTNADIAFSWGTQNHGDPNPICYPELGLGPFDGENGTIAHSMGGPGPNDCGNQAGDIHFDDDETWTTTIRNSDSQPIDLETVAAHEIGHSLGLFHTNVSGSLMAADYAGSHRFLGSDDIAGIRSIYGAPASDNFVSGPNLLCSTNTFTLEDLPTGSTATWSVTPSSLFAGSTSGSGTTATLTPSSSTSLGQATLTYTITTPCGNTQLQRVFWVGKPATPIIYSQDVYMDFPPNRFTVEINSPAIQGVTSYNWYLDGVMQSSHTSSAVFNRRSPFCGRTYYVEVEAINACGTSVKGYYYVSEPSCFTAYSLRIAPNPATSEVEIAVLGIPTTSESKESEQQEQLIEGEAGELVLYDRLGNQLYQQELQGGKATLDVGNLKPGTYVVKYYSPEGTLEGKLLRP, translated from the coding sequence ATGAATACGATATCGAAGTCTATCGTTGTCTTCTTGTTCAGCATTATGTGCAATTTATCAATCGCCCAAGTCAATTACGACAATTGGCCTTCCGTGGAAACAAATGATCGTAATAAACTTAAGAATACGGACGAATTTCAGCCATTTTTTAATTTGATTGGCAGAGAGTGGGATCATAGGATAATAACATATTCTTTTCAGAACAACACTTTAGATCTTACAGTAATTAACCAGAGGCAAGCAATTCGGAATGCATTGGATTTATGGGCAGCTGTGACGGATTTAGCTTTTCTAGAGGTGTGCAATGGGACCAATGCAGATATTGCCTTTTCTTGGGGAACGCAAAATCATGGTGATCCCAATCCTATTTGTTATCCAGAGTTAGGATTAGGACCTTTTGACGGTGAAAATGGAACCATAGCACATTCTATGGGTGGGCCTGGCCCTAATGATTGTGGGAATCAGGCGGGTGATATTCACTTTGATGACGATGAGACTTGGACTACTACTATAAGGAACAGTGATTCTCAACCGATAGATTTGGAGACAGTTGCAGCTCATGAAATAGGGCACTCTCTGGGTCTGTTTCATACTAATGTGTCAGGCTCATTAATGGCAGCGGATTACGCAGGATCTCATAGATTTTTAGGCTCTGATGATATTGCTGGTATTCGAAGTATTTACGGAGCTCCGGCTAGCGACAACTTTGTCTCAGGTCCTAATCTTCTCTGCTCTACCAATACCTTTACATTAGAGGATCTTCCTACAGGAAGTACCGCCACTTGGTCTGTAACCCCATCCAGTCTGTTTGCGGGCTCGACTTCAGGAAGTGGCACAACGGCTACACTTACCCCGAGCAGTAGTACCTCCCTTGGTCAAGCTACCCTCACCTATACCATCACCACCCCCTGTGGGAATACCCAGTTGCAGCGGGTTTTCTGGGTGGGCAAGCCAGCAACACCGATCATTTATTCCCAGGATGTGTACATGGATTTTCCGCCGAATCGGTTTACGGTGGAGATCAACTCCCCGGCTATACAGGGAGTGACCTCTTACAATTGGTATCTGGACGGAGTGATGCAGAGTTCCCATACTTCGTCTGCTGTTTTCAATAGAAGAAGCCCTTTCTGTGGAAGAACCTATTATGTAGAAGTGGAAGCAATCAATGCTTGTGGTACCTCGGTAAAAGGCTATTATTATGTAAGTGAACCTTCGTGTTTTACAGCGTATAGCCTGAGAATCGCACCGAATCCGGCTACTTCCGAAGTTGAAATCGCCGTATTGGGAATACCAACTACTTCAGAAAGTAAGGAGTCTGAACAGCAAGAGCAGCTGATAGAGGGAGAGGCAGGCGAGCTAGTCCTGTATGACCGGTTGGGTAATCAGCTCTATCAGCAGGAGCTGCAAGGAGGCAAAGCTACCCTCGATGTAGGTAATCTCAAGCCGGGCACCTATGTGGTGAAGTACTACTCACCTGAAGGTACCCTGGAGGGTAAGTTACTTAGGCCATAA
- the rpoC gene encoding DNA-directed RNA polymerase subunit beta', which translates to MAFRKNKKLNNDFSRVTISLASPESILDSSNGEVTQPETINYRTYKPEMGGLFCERIFGPVKDWECHCGKYKRIRYKGIICDRCGVEVTEKKVRRERMGHIELVVPVAHIWYFKSLPNKIGYLLGLPTKKLDQIVYYERYAVVQPGIKAEEGVQYLDFLTEDEYLDIMDKLPKENHMLDDEDPNKFIAKMGAEALEMLLARIDLDDLSYSLRHQAATDTSQQRKAEALKRLKVVEAFRDARTRIENRPEWMVVRMVPVIPPELRPLVPLDGGRFATSDLNDLYRRVIIRNNRLKRLIDIKAPEVILRNEKRMLQEAVDSLFDNSRKVNAVRSDGNRALKSLSDMLKGKQGRFRQNLLGKRVDYSGRSVIVVGPELKLHECGLPKNMAAELFKPFIIRKLIERGIVKTVKSAKKIVDRKDPVVWDILENVLKGHPVLLNRAPTLHRLGIQAFQPKLIEGKAIQLHPLVCTAFNADFDGDQMAVHVPLGHEAILEASTLMLSSHNILNPANGAPITVPSQDMVLGLYYVTKGKKSTPEEIVAGEGMTFYSTEEVIIALNEEKISKHANIKCKVQVRTEDGGYKDEIIETVAGRLIFNQFVPKEVGYVNELLTKKKLQQIIAKVVKVCGMARTAHFLDDIKHLGFQMAYKGGLSMGLNDVIIPEEKEPMINKAKEEVDQVWNNYLMGLITDNERYNQVIDIWTRTNSHLTNNLMKQMEEDKQGFNAIYMMMHSGARGSREQIRQLGGMRGLMAKPQKNLQGSVGEIIENPILSNFKEGLDVLEYFISTHGARKGLADTALKTADAGYLTRRLVDVAQDMIVTEEDCGSLRGLLVQPLKDNDDIVEPLSERVVGRVSVHDIYHPLTDELIIESGVMISDEVAQLIDESGIDEVEIRSVLTCETRRGVCSKCYGRNLTSSGHMVQTGESVGVIAAQSIGEPGTQLTLRTFHVGGTASNMAVEASVIAKFDGVVEFDEELRLIETTNKDGEPVTVVMGRSGEIKINDPKTGKTLVSNHAPYGAIVDVKDGEKITKGQTLCKWDPYNAVILSEFDGTIDFEAISEGVTYKEVSDDQTGFREKVIIDSKDRTKNPAIIVNYGEESKAYNIPVGAHLAIDAGDKVRSGQVLVKIPRSVGKTRDITGGLPRVTELFEARNPSNPAVVSEIDGVVTYGGIKRGNREIIIESKDGVIKKYMVSLSKHILVQENDFIRAGEPLSDGAITPNDILAIKGPTAVQEYLVNEIQEVYRLQGVKINDKHIEVIVSQMMQKVEILDAGDTGFLQNQVVDKWAFREENDNILDRKVVMDAGDSSTLKPGMIISARRLRDENSSLKRKDLKLVQVRDAETAVSKPTLQGITAASLGTESFISAASFQETTKVLSEAAIRGKRDELKGLKENVIVGHLIPAGTGQRRLQPIIVGSQEEYDKLSENMERTSSKRSSEAIL; encoded by the coding sequence ATGGCGTTCAGAAAAAATAAAAAACTCAACAATGATTTTTCCAGAGTCACCATCAGTTTGGCTTCCCCAGAATCTATTCTGGATAGCTCAAACGGTGAGGTGACCCAGCCAGAGACCATCAACTACAGAACGTATAAGCCTGAAATGGGCGGATTGTTCTGTGAGCGGATCTTTGGTCCGGTCAAAGACTGGGAGTGTCATTGTGGCAAGTATAAGCGCATCAGGTATAAAGGTATTATCTGTGACCGCTGCGGTGTAGAGGTCACTGAGAAGAAAGTAAGACGAGAGCGAATGGGGCACATCGAACTGGTAGTACCGGTAGCCCACATTTGGTATTTCAAATCTCTTCCTAATAAAATCGGTTACCTCCTTGGCCTTCCGACTAAGAAGCTTGATCAGATTGTCTATTACGAGCGTTATGCGGTAGTTCAGCCGGGTATCAAAGCAGAAGAGGGAGTTCAGTACCTGGACTTCCTGACTGAAGACGAATACCTGGATATCATGGACAAGCTTCCTAAGGAAAACCACATGCTTGACGATGAGGATCCTAATAAATTCATCGCCAAAATGGGTGCTGAAGCGTTGGAGATGCTATTGGCAAGAATTGATCTGGATGACCTTTCTTACTCACTACGTCACCAGGCTGCTACTGATACTTCTCAGCAGAGAAAAGCAGAAGCGCTGAAAAGGCTGAAAGTAGTGGAAGCATTCCGTGATGCGAGAACCAGAATAGAAAACCGTCCTGAGTGGATGGTTGTTCGTATGGTTCCTGTGATTCCGCCGGAATTGCGTCCATTGGTTCCTTTGGATGGTGGTCGTTTTGCGACTTCCGATCTGAATGACCTGTATAGAAGAGTTATTATCAGAAACAACCGTCTGAAGCGATTGATCGATATCAAGGCTCCAGAGGTGATTTTGAGAAACGAAAAGAGAATGCTTCAGGAAGCTGTGGATTCCCTGTTCGATAACTCCAGAAAAGTAAATGCGGTAAGATCCGATGGAAACCGTGCCTTGAAGTCCCTTTCTGATATGTTGAAAGGTAAGCAAGGTCGATTCCGTCAAAACTTGCTCGGTAAGCGTGTGGATTACTCCGGTCGTTCTGTGATCGTGGTAGGTCCTGAGTTGAAGCTTCACGAGTGTGGTCTTCCTAAGAATATGGCTGCAGAACTTTTCAAACCTTTTATCATCAGAAAACTGATCGAAAGAGGGATTGTAAAGACAGTAAAGTCTGCCAAGAAAATCGTGGATCGTAAGGATCCTGTGGTTTGGGATATCTTGGAGAACGTACTTAAAGGACACCCTGTGCTCCTTAACCGTGCTCCTACGCTTCACAGACTGGGTATTCAAGCTTTTCAGCCAAAATTGATTGAAGGGAAAGCTATCCAGCTTCACCCATTGGTATGTACTGCATTCAACGCCGATTTTGACGGTGACCAGATGGCGGTTCACGTACCTCTAGGACATGAGGCAATCCTGGAAGCTTCTACCTTGATGCTTTCCTCACACAACATCCTTAACCCGGCCAACGGTGCACCTATCACTGTACCTTCCCAGGATATGGTATTGGGTCTATACTATGTGACCAAGGGTAAGAAATCTACTCCAGAAGAGATAGTTGCCGGTGAAGGAATGACATTCTACAGCACGGAGGAAGTGATTATCGCATTGAATGAGGAGAAAATCTCCAAGCATGCGAATATCAAATGTAAAGTGCAGGTAAGGACCGAAGATGGAGGATACAAGGATGAAATCATTGAGACTGTAGCCGGTCGTTTGATTTTCAACCAATTCGTACCAAAAGAAGTAGGTTATGTGAATGAGCTTTTGACCAAGAAGAAACTTCAGCAGATTATCGCTAAAGTGGTGAAAGTATGTGGAATGGCACGTACAGCTCACTTCCTTGATGATATCAAGCACCTTGGTTTCCAGATGGCTTACAAAGGCGGTCTGTCCATGGGTTTGAATGATGTAATCATCCCGGAAGAAAAAGAGCCGATGATCAATAAGGCCAAGGAAGAAGTTGACCAAGTATGGAACAACTACCTAATGGGTCTGATCACCGACAATGAGCGATATAATCAGGTAATTGATATCTGGACCCGTACCAACTCTCATTTGACTAATAATCTGATGAAGCAGATGGAAGAGGATAAGCAAGGATTCAATGCCATCTATATGATGATGCACTCAGGAGCCCGTGGTTCCAGAGAGCAGATCCGTCAGTTGGGTGGTATGAGAGGCTTGATGGCTAAGCCGCAGAAAAACCTTCAGGGCTCTGTGGGTGAGATCATCGAAAACCCTATCCTTTCCAACTTCAAGGAAGGTCTGGATGTATTGGAGTACTTTATCTCTACACACGGTGCTCGTAAAGGTCTCGCCGATACTGCATTGAAAACTGCCGATGCCGGTTATCTGACCAGACGTCTGGTAGATGTGGCTCAGGATATGATTGTCACTGAAGAGGACTGTGGTAGCTTAAGAGGGTTACTCGTGCAGCCGCTTAAAGATAACGACGACATCGTGGAGCCACTTTCGGAACGGGTAGTAGGTAGGGTCTCTGTTCATGATATCTATCATCCACTGACTGATGAGTTGATCATTGAGTCAGGAGTAATGATCAGCGATGAAGTAGCCCAGCTGATCGACGAATCTGGCATCGATGAGGTGGAGATAAGATCAGTGTTGACTTGCGAAACCCGTAGAGGAGTTTGTAGCAAGTGTTACGGACGAAATCTAACATCCTCTGGACATATGGTTCAAACCGGTGAATCTGTGGGTGTTATTGCGGCACAATCTATCGGTGAACCAGGTACACAGCTTACCCTAAGAACATTCCACGTAGGTGGTACAGCATCCAACATGGCCGTAGAAGCCAGTGTGATCGCTAAGTTCGATGGTGTGGTGGAATTCGATGAGGAACTGAGATTGATTGAGACTACCAACAAAGATGGCGAGCCGGTAACGGTGGTCATGGGTAGATCCGGCGAAATCAAGATCAATGACCCTAAGACGGGTAAGACACTTGTGTCTAACCACGCTCCTTACGGTGCTATAGTAGATGTGAAAGATGGAGAGAAAATCACCAAAGGACAGACGCTTTGTAAGTGGGATCCATATAATGCCGTTATCCTTTCAGAGTTTGACGGTACTATTGACTTTGAAGCAATTTCTGAAGGTGTTACCTATAAAGAAGTGTCCGATGATCAGACTGGTTTCCGTGAGAAAGTAATCATCGATTCTAAAGACAGAACTAAGAACCCGGCCATTATTGTAAACTATGGTGAGGAATCCAAAGCGTACAATATCCCGGTAGGTGCTCACTTGGCTATTGACGCTGGTGATAAAGTAAGATCCGGTCAGGTGCTGGTGAAAATCCCAAGATCTGTAGGTAAGACCAGGGATATTACCGGTGGTCTTCCAAGAGTTACCGAGCTGTTCGAAGCAAGAAACCCGTCCAATCCGGCTGTAGTTTCTGAAATCGATGGGGTAGTAACTTACGGAGGTATCAAACGAGGTAATAGAGAGATCATCATCGAGTCTAAGGATGGTGTGATCAAGAAATACATGGTATCCCTATCTAAGCATATCCTTGTACAGGAGAATGACTTTATCAGAGCAGGTGAGCCACTTTCTGATGGAGCGATCACTCCTAATGATATTCTTGCGATCAAAGGCCCAACTGCTGTTCAAGAGTACTTGGTGAATGAGATTCAGGAGGTTTACCGACTTCAGGGTGTGAAAATCAACGATAAGCACATCGAGGTGATTGTAAGCCAGATGATGCAGAAAGTTGAAATCCTTGACGCTGGTGACACTGGATTCCTACAAAACCAAGTAGTGGACAAGTGGGCTTTCAGAGAAGAGAATGATAATATTCTTGACCGCAAAGTGGTTATGGATGCAGGAGATTCCTCTACCTTGAAGCCTGGTATGATTATCTCAGCAAGAAGATTGAGAGATGAGAATTCCAGCCTGAAACGTAAGGATCTTAAGCTGGTACAGGTACGGGACGCTGAGACTGCGGTCTCTAAGCCTACACTACAAGGTATCACTGCGGCATCTTTGGGTACTGAGTCATTTATCTCTGCCGCGTCCTTCCAGGAGACCACTAAGGTGCTTTCTGAGGCAGCTATCAGAGGTAAGCGTGATGAACTGAAAGGTCTGAAAGAGAACGTGATTGTAGGTCACTTGATTCCTGCCGGTACCGGTCAGCGAAGATTGCAGCCGATCATTGTGGGTTCTCAGGAAGAGTATGATAAGCTTTCGGAAAACATGGAGCGCACATCTAGCAAAAGATCTAGTGAAGCAATCCTGTAA
- a CDS encoding DUF3467 domain-containing protein, translating into MQDDNKKVDQQINVELSEEVAEGVYSNLAMIAHSNSEFVIDFIRLMPGVPKAKVKSRIIVTPDHAKRLLAALKDNIEKYEAAFGKINQSGGAPQFPISFGTPGEA; encoded by the coding sequence ATGCAAGACGACAACAAAAAAGTAGATCAGCAGATCAATGTAGAGCTTTCAGAGGAAGTAGCTGAAGGCGTATATTCCAATCTGGCGATGATCGCACATTCCAATTCGGAATTTGTGATTGACTTTATCCGCCTGATGCCGGGTGTACCCAAGGCAAAAGTGAAGTCTAGGATTATCGTCACTCCGGATCATGCCAAGCGATTGCTTGCTGCATTGAAAGATAATATAGAGAAATACGAAGCCGCTTTCGGGAAGATTAACCAATCGGGCGGAGCACCTCAGTTTCCGATTAGTTTCGGGACACCGGGAGAAGCTTAG
- the rpsG gene encoding 30S ribosomal protein S7 — translation MRKAKPKKRYILPDPKFNDTLVTRFVNNLMVDGKKSIAYRIFYDAVEKVEEKVGENGLEVWKKALNNISPSVEVKSRRVGGATFQVPMEVRPDRKIALGMKWMISYARRRGEKTMMDRLAGEIIAASKGEGAGVKKKDDTHRMAEANKAFSHFRF, via the coding sequence ATGAGAAAAGCGAAACCAAAGAAGAGATATATTCTTCCTGATCCAAAGTTCAACGATACGCTAGTGACTAGATTCGTGAACAACCTAATGGTAGATGGGAAGAAGAGTATTGCTTACAGAATTTTCTACGATGCAGTAGAAAAAGTTGAAGAAAAAGTAGGTGAGAATGGTCTTGAAGTTTGGAAAAAAGCGCTAAACAATATTTCTCCATCCGTAGAGGTGAAGAGTCGTAGAGTTGGTGGTGCTACATTCCAGGTTCCAATGGAGGTCAGACCTGACAGAAAGATTGCCCTTGGAATGAAATGGATGATCAGCTACGCCAGAAGAAGAGGTGAGAAAACAATGATGGACAGACTTGCTGGCGAAATTATCGCTGCTTCCAAAGGCGAAGGTGCCGGAGTGAAGAAGAAAGATGATACGCACAGAATGGCAGAAGCCAACAAAGCATTCTCCCACTTTAGATTTTAA
- the rplD gene encoding 50S ribosomal protein L4: MELAVINQKGEDTGRKISLSDEIFAIEPNDHAIYLDVKQYLANQRQGTHKSKERNEIAGSTRKIKKQKGTGSARAGSIKSPLFRGGGRVFGPKPRDYSFKLNKKVKQLARKSALTYKVKDNSLSVLESISFDSPKTKSYMALLNGLSLGDKKTLLVLPEENTNVFLSSRNLPKAKVVTVNDVNTYQVLNADHLVICEGSISKLETILSK; this comes from the coding sequence ATGGAATTAGCAGTAATTAATCAAAAAGGAGAAGACACAGGTAGAAAAATCAGCTTGTCTGATGAGATCTTCGCTATCGAACCAAACGATCACGCGATCTACCTTGATGTGAAGCAGTACTTGGCTAACCAAAGACAGGGTACGCACAAGTCAAAAGAGAGAAATGAGATAGCTGGCTCTACTCGTAAGATCAAGAAGCAAAAGGGCACTGGTAGTGCACGTGCGGGATCTATCAAGTCGCCACTATTCCGAGGAGGAGGAAGAGTATTCGGCCCTAAGCCGAGAGACTATTCTTTCAAATTGAATAAAAAGGTAAAACAACTAGCCAGAAAGTCTGCACTTACCTATAAAGTAAAAGACAATAGCCTGTCGGTTTTGGAAAGCATTTCATTTGACTCTCCAAAAACTAAAAGCTACATGGCATTGCTTAACGGGCTGTCTCTAGGGGATAAGAAAACGTTATTGGTTCTTCCTGAGGAAAACACCAACGTATTCCTTTCCAGCAGAAACCTGCCAAAGGCAAAAGTTGTGACTGTAAATGATGTAAATACTTACCAGGTACTGAATGCTGATCACCTAGTGATCTGTGAAGGTTCTATCAGTAAGTTGGAAACCATTTTATCGAAATAA
- the rpsJ gene encoding 30S ribosomal protein S10 — translation MNQKIRIKLKSYDHSLVDKSSEKIVKAVKATGAVVVGPIPLPTKKEKFTVLKSPHVSKKARDQYQLCTYKRLVDIYSNSSKTVDALMKIELPSGVDVEIKV, via the coding sequence ATGAATCAGAAAATCAGAATAAAACTAAAATCATACGATCACAGCCTGGTGGATAAGTCATCAGAGAAGATCGTGAAGGCAGTGAAAGCCACTGGCGCAGTAGTAGTAGGGCCAATCCCATTGCCTACCAAGAAGGAGAAATTCACTGTGTTGAAATCTCCACACGTAAGTAAGAAAGCCAGAGATCAGTACCAACTTTGTACGTACAAGAGATTGGTTGATATCTACTCTAACTCTTCCAAGACTGTGGATGCGTTGATGAAAATCGAGCTTCCTAGTGGAGTTGATGTAGAGATCAAAGTTTGA